Part of the Anomaloglossus baeobatrachus isolate aAnoBae1 chromosome 1, aAnoBae1.hap1, whole genome shotgun sequence genome, taagttcacacagtggtttttttgcggcatttttgcatgtctttcgggtgcatttttggcctcaaaactgcatgactttgcttccccagcaaagtctatgagttttcatttttgctgtccgcacacaacttttttttttaagctgcgtttttgagtttaaaaaaaaaaatggacatgtcaattctttcctgcatttttctgcattttccccccatgcaatgcattggaaaaaatgcagaaaaacgcagagatcaaaaacgcagcaaaacgcagccaaaaacgcaccaaatcgcggtaaaatgcatgcgttttttgccgcgggtgcgtttttgtgcgtttttagcggccaaaaacgcacaaaaatgcagtgtcaaaaaaaccgcagtgtgtgcacatagccttatggagaCATCTGATGTGCAGAGCATTACTCCAGGAAAAGTGCACAtacttgaaaaaaataaaaaagacaaaagAAGCGCTCTCAAGAAGCATAAAGAGAAATAGAAAGATGACTACACCTTCATGGGACAATACACCTAAACATCTATATGAGCATATGCATAGGATACATTTATTTTAGATAGGGCTCACCATTTTTATTTCCAACTAGATCATTTTAAAATAActttgaaaaaacaaacaaatccaACATTTTGGGGGAGATTATGTCTTTATATATAGTGAAATTACCAGTACATATAAAAATACATTTCTTATACATAAACACATATAAACAGGTGTAATACACACATTTGCTCATCTGCAGAACCAATCTTGCTAGCAAATTAAAATATTATTCCAGCTTTTGTCACAAGGCAGAGACAATAAATATGACATGCAGACATCACACTTAACTTCTCAAATAAAATTAACACCAATAATATAAAATACAATTGGAGAAAATTTTTAAGAGGTTTGTGCCAGTATTTTgtcagacaaaaaaataaaaaaatgctggtGTACGCCATTTTTGTGCCACAATTTGCAAGTCTATCAGCACTTTTCAAAGCTTTCAATAAAAGAGGACAGGGGTTAGTGGAACATGATCAAACAAATGTACTATAATTTACATCAGAAATTTGTCTAAATCATAGCAAAAATCTGTCCCTGCTCATAGTCTGGCATAAAGTCATCCAAAGATACACCAAGTATATTAAGAATAAGGAACAGTAACATACAGCGAGCCAGCAGATAATGAAAAAATATGTAGATACAGTCATGACTGTGATGAAGACATAGCCGAAACACGTCTCATTTCCACTCCTAGCAGACTTCACTTTCACCTCTGCCTTTTTATTGCTTGTATGTGGATTGAATCTAAGGAATTTTTTTACTCTTTAAAATAAAGTATCTACATATTTTTTCATCACCTGCTGGCTCGCTGGATGTTACTGGTCATTCTATTTCCTGGTGGCATTGGCACTTGCCCTTTGGTCCGATGCTGAGCCCACAACACATACAAGGTGCAACTATACGGGTGGTAAGCTGGCAACCCCTGCTTTTTCTACTACTAAGTATATTAAGAGGCATGCACCTCATAATAAACTTTGCCACCTTATTTCAGTTTAAGTGACTTTCAGACTGGCATCTAAGTAAAGTCAAAAGTCAAATCTCCCCCTTAATGTTTGGCATCCACAAGAACACAGTGCTGACAACAATGTTCAAAAATTGTTCAGGTTCCTGATGACATAAAGTGCATTTCAGCATTCCTCGCTGCTCCTGTAATGCACTCAACCTTTGGCTTGAAAATGAAGGGAAAGGCTTTCTTAAAGGACTTTCTAAAGGTAGCCCCCATGAATGCATACACAATGGGATTCACAGAGGAATTGGAATAAGACATACAGTGTGCAAAAATTTTCAGCTTGTAGGTTTCATAGCTTTTCTGAAAATTTGAATCAAAGGCTTGAAATAAAATAAAGAGCTGAATGGGTCCCCAACAAATGGTAAAAAGAAGAACGATCACCACCACCATCTTGGATATCTTTGCTCGTACTGCCTCGGATCGCTCTGCTAAAAGCTGAAcctaaaagaaaaaagaagaaatttATTCAGGCATGTAAAGGGTAACAAGAAAGCAATGAAGTCATGACATCAGCGTTCTTCCATCACAGGACTGCTGAGACCTTTAATTGGCTGCAGCAGTAAGGTGACTAGAACAAGAGCTTTCCACCCAAGGAAAAACCTGCTAGCAGTAGAACAGTGAGTGAATCTACTCAGCATGTGACCACTAGTATCTAACTCACCAAACACGTAACGATGGTTCGAATTGGCTAGCAGAGTCGAATCCTTACAATGTGTATATCACACAATTACTATTCAACAAACTGCACTGCTTGTTGAAAGTTTTAGCTCGGTTGGAAAATGTCTTTAAGCCACAGAACTTTGTTTGCGATTATCTGGGAAGGTAAAGAGTCACAGACCCAGCACCACACATAGTTCTGGTAATGAGCTCAGGTTTTGACCCAGTGCAGCAGTGCCAGTCAGTGCAAGGTGGAACTTTTATGCCGAGAAATTTGATTTGCTGATTGTAGGCACCACAGACATTCCAAATTCTGGTGTTGTTTCTCTCTCAATGCACACAATCTTGTGTTGCAAACAACGCAACTTGCTATTATGATGATtatgatgatctcactcacctctctggctgccatcgctgcccgacactggatttcgtctCAATACGCATGACCTCGAAGTTCCAGTTATGCACAATaagaagccgggtgtatgcattctggcttcaaactgaagtaaggCACATAactgaaactctggggtcatgcgaactgagccgaaatccagcgtcggacacaATGGCggcgaagaggtgagtgagattatcctctgacactgcacattcattagcatgttagcatgcccacaggggtgtactaacatgctagtgaagccgactagccagggtaactaacacccaggggactggtcccctcgctcattagcatatgataaaagagctttagaaatccttttttttttaaacatctctttatctatgctaatgtatacagggacggttaggcagggattagcaatatacacccagaactgctcgtggttctaggtgcatattggacctgacaggttcccttttaaaggcatagtactcttagttattataaacttttgacttcgtagacagtaataaaaatgccttaaaacattcttgctttcattattctggcatttggtaaatttaaataaTTTTAGTAATTTTAAGTGGCCAAAAACAAGAaaagtttattctaatttcatgtcagacagtgagaaaacatgcatatgtgtctttttagatagtgtatgtaaatgtctggttCAACTGTATATACCTGAAGTAAAAAGTACATGTTAATTAAAGTTCCACAACAAAAGTATGAATTTAAGTATAAGGTTGTCTGTGCTTTCTTCACCATAGGTCACCCTAATTTAATGAGTATGACTCCACATGCGTTATGTCCCACTCCAGTAGAATGTATTGGTAAGGTTACATGACTTCTTGAAATTTAGAATAAGAAAAGAAAACTTTTTTATTAATCAAACATGCTAAAAACAATCAATGGCATTCCCATATACCATTATATCATTATATATAACATCATAGTGTATAAAGGGATATTTGTATTAGAAAATGGTGTTCAACCATCAGATATTTACAATATTTACCTATTTGGATGTTCAGGCGAAAGATAGGACCCATAACAGATAGCCACAGCATAGCCACAAAGTACCATAGATATACAGTACATGAGGTTAAATAAGGTCCTAAATACAGCATTAAGGATTCCCTACCTGATGCGGAGGTTGGTACCCTAATATGTACGAAAATGGTGCGCCCATTGAACAAAGACTGTCCCTTTAAGTCCCTATTATATCTCAAAAATAATATTAAACGCATCACTCCTCTAATAGGgtattagaattataaatatcttATGCAAATTTTCTCTTCAAAGAGGAAGAGTACTTGTAGTTTAGTGCCACCAATTGGAAATAGCAATACTAAAAGTCAATATTCACCCCTtaacgagccttgccatatgacttaggatataagccAAATCAGAATCCtagtttgcagacacagtgtttcaacCTCTTGAATTGTTATTTGGGTGTATTTATCTGACCTCTGAGCAATCAGTGAGATATATAATTTACAACGGAAATCATAGTGCCTTAGGCTGGGATAGGGGATTGTTATTAGTATATATGTGTTTTTGTTTTCTGATAGCCAGGAGCTTTCATTTTAAATATTGTATTAAAAGTTATATGTTACTTGGTCTACCTTCACTATAGCATTTTGACATTTACCCGCTAGATACCATAATTGCTTGTATTGAGCTTTTTGAAAGTTTTCATAATTTATTGTGATTCCCTTATACTTAGCATGCATTTAAACGGATTTCATGTGGCCAATATAAGTAATCAGACGAATTAAGTCTCCATTCTGGGTTATGTAAGTGAATATATTGTACGTAATAACTGTCTGAGTGGGTAATACACTTTGTAAAATGAAGGAAGAATCTGCCATACTTGTGGATAATTAACATCAATATCAGCTCTTTTTTTAGCCATACATCCATACTTTACCTGATAGTTGTTGTCAATGGGCTCCACAACAGGCCTACTCATCCTTTTCAGCATGAAAGCATAGCATACACAAATAGTTAGCAGAGGTAAGAGGTATACGGCCAGAAATGTATAAAGAATAAAGGCTTTttgatgtgcagcagttggaaaggCTTCTATGCAGTAGGTCTGTGGTCCATACCAGTATCCAGTACTCAGTTTTTGGTACATTGCACAAGGCACAGATAATACAAAGGAACCTGTAATTAATTGAAGTGTTACAAATGACAGAAAATCGAGTTACCGGATGCAAATTACACTTATCACAATGCAACAATAACTGATTTCTTCCTTTTAAGGTTCACAGTGATTTCTATATTGTGCCCAGTTATATGCACTCAATATTTCCTAGTTGAGAGCTTTACACGTTTCACGTAAATCAAATACAACAAATAAGCAATAACAGTGTGCAATACAATTAGACAGATCTACTACACATTATACCCTAATGCACTTAAAACGTTCTTGTTCCAAAACTTAATTTCACTATGGTTACTGAATTCACAGTCCGTGTCTGACAGCACTGCATATCCCTTTAATTTAAACAAATGATCCCATTAGTATGCAGTGTCCTTTGTTGTTTggtcaaatttttttatttttccttgttaACAATATCCACAGTAAATCATTATAGATATTACAACAAGATTATTTATCAAGGGATGATTAAGTACAGAAAGACTGCTAACAACAGACTCAATGAGATAACAGTGACAGATTTTTATGTCCACTTGTGGTCTTAAATTGGACAATGTCTTCCTGCAGCTCTCTATATTCACATTGGCTCCTGCATATATGCACAAGCCAGCTATAAGTGCAGACGTCACTGTGTATAGAGCTAATTTCCATTACAACAAATAAAATACAATTGTAACCTAGAAACAACTAAACCAATGTGGATATGCCATAAAAGAGTGGAAAAGTTTCTGTTAGGCAGATCAGCTAAAGTGAAGCTCTATGCATATTGACTAATAAGAGAGTGCCTTGTGAATAGCTcttcactttatggagcaatttgtCATCTGGTGATAAACAGATTGCCATTGTATAACGAAATACAAATTAACCACCAAGCAATTTTTGTATCGTCAAAGCAACACTCAGTACGTCTGGAGCGGCAGTGATCATTACTGCTCAGacgtgggtgtggacccactggacaACGGAGCcctggcttaaggccgctttatacgctgcgatctcgctagcgagatcgctagcatgagTACactcccccatcggttgtgcgtcacgggcaaatcgctgcccgtggcgcacagccgttcaacatcgctcgaacccgtcacacgtacttacctgcctagcgacgtcgctgttgccggcgaaccgcctcctttctaagggggcggtttgttcggcgtcacagcgacgtcactaatcaaagcggagaggcggagatgagcgggacgaacattccgcccacctccttccttcctcattgccagtgactgcaggtaaggtgaggtccgtcattcctgcggtgtcacacatagcgatgtgtgctgcatcgggaacgacgaacaagtcgtacctgcagcagcaacgatatttgggaatggaggagtgtgtcaacgagcaaccataaggtgagtatttttgctcattagtgttcgctcatacgtttcacacgcaacgacgtcgctaacgaggccggatgtgcgttacgaattccgtgaccccaacgacatcgggttctcg contains:
- the LOC142296616 gene encoding G-protein coupled receptor 54-like, with the protein product MDGTPFDCMSTEGEIMHSLFNDSVEGLQNNSVEGPQNDSVTCSNRSLYDFEQTPPLLVDAWLVPLFFALIMLVGLIGNSLVIYVITKHKQMRTVTNFYIANLATTDITFLLCCVPFTATLYPLPSWVFGDVMCRGVNYLQQVTAQATCITLTAMSVDRCYVTVYPLQSLRHRTPRLAMAVSLGIWIGSFVLSVPCAMYQKLSTGYWYGPQTYCIEAFPTAAHQKAFILYTFLAVYLLPLLTICVCYAFMLKRMSRPVVEPIDNNYQVQLLAERSEAVRAKISKMVVVIVLLFTICWGPIQLFILFQAFDSNFQKSYETYKLKIFAHCMSYSNSSVNPIVYAFMGATFRKSFKKAFPFIFKPKVECITGAARNAEMHFMSSGT